gtgaaaaatggggtttaatagcgaaaaacaacgccgtaatggttaacaaataaacgtaactagggtgtgtccctttaagacgaccagaaacacattgaatatacagacactgatattctaaacaagaaaatatatttaatatgtaagtttaattgaagaaatattttattagttggaaacatcttacaatgcagcaaactcaggaatgtctctttaagagaAAAATATGCACTAAATTGAAGAACATACAGCCAACTTAAATTCGTCCAGAATACTACAAACTTTACATTTCACTTGTCTAGCTAGCTGGTATTTGGGTCAAGAGTACTGGGTGAACAATAACATCTTTTCACTGGGTCTATTCAGTCACGCGATCAGTATATCAGTATAGCACATGTACACTGAAACATGTTTCACCCATGACTATGGTTGTCATTGAACGTATATAATATGTCGTGTGATTTATGAAACGTTTTTGAAATTGAATAGAGGAACAGGTATTTGATATCGAACATTAAAAACGTCTGGGGAGTATAATAGGTGGTTACAATGCCAGATGTAACTACTGAACATTCTCTGAAGTAGTCAGACTAAGCTCACAGCTAAAGCTGGTGGGGAATGGCAGATGTGTAGCACgtatagccacaagagacaatcacctgtcacggttggagagacaaggacaggAATGTAGAGGCGGACAGCGAacgaagttgaaagataggagtagccagatcaggaagaaattgtattgaattcaacaatctgattaaaattaggtcTACTGGTCTAAGCAGTAGATCTAATAGCATTGCCTGGACTCTCGTGTCAtcgtgacatttcatctataaataacaatttaaatatcgaccaattacacatcgccttttatagcgttattcgggagcatacaaattctaaaaatatcgggcgagactatttatgcaataggctaacttgttggtctatttcaacattcaaaaaacagggggaaaagtgcagtaataaactttgtattgtatactagtataaacagattttacggctataccatcacgggtttttcgTCTTTAAACgaatttcatataaaatttatatttaaattagtttccggcatacttcgtaattcacccgaatcatttcgtataccctcggcataataccgaatgttttcaaattctttttaaatcactggcatgattttgcaagtaaggttttgattggtcgaatgaaaggtcaactggacatgagctccaacgggctgctgttagatccacatgtaatagtggagataattttaattagattgggaattcaaaggagagaaaggaaaggggcagtgggataaaataaaatatctttatgATGTTGCCTATTGATTGTAATATTTTCACTTACCTGGTAGATACAAAATTTACTTATAAAATGGTACCTGATACAGTATGTATAGTACAATTGCTAACATTTAAAAGCTACTTAACACCTAATCTTAAAACGATGGTCAATTGACCCATCATTTTCTTCTACCTTAGCCGTGAGCTTTTTTTTTAGAGGATACAAGGTTAAAACCccgttctcacttgaacgattttctaCGCGAATTCCGTGCGACCACCAAATCGTACAGGGCGTGCGGGagtcgcacggcagtatgtTGATGATTCGCACACGTTGTAGGGGTGTCGTGTGTATTTCGGACATGTCGCATGCCTGTGcgacatttttcaaatgtttaaaattatcgtaCGGCTGTCTCTAGGTTCGCACAATTCGCATTGGTCGCATAGAGGTTGCACAGCAGTCGAACGGCAGTATGATAGGTGGCACGGGAGTCGTACGTGAGTCTTAAGGGAGCCGAGATGTGCGACTCCCAGCGGACCCCCTGCGACTCCCGTGCGACATCCATCAGACTTCCGTGCAACTGTCGTGCAACCTGTGCAAATCTCATGCGAGCGTATGCGAGCCCGGTGCAGAAAGGCAGTCGCATGGCAGTTGCACAAGTGAGACTGCGCGGGGGACCTATGTAATTCGTACGGGAATCGCACGGCTGTACAATCTTTTAGTCGCACCGCAGTTGTACgaaaaatcgttcaagtgagaactgggcgtaacaattaatttttgttcaagACGATAAAAAAATCTGGTGGTGTGCACATTTTCCATGTTCTAGGTTGCATTCCTTTTTTGCTATTCAACTTTCAAAACTTGAACATTTCTTTTACTTGTTAGTGACCTAGAGGTTTTCAACCAAAAGACGTTCTAAACTGTTTTTAGCATTCATAGCTGGCAAAGGTTCCAATATTTGGCAGCCACATAGATAGGTTGTGGCCCGGACAGAAGACAGTGACACTGCAAGGGATCTACGCTCTAAATTGGTGTGACACTTGAACCAGTTTCACAGGCCACAATGAAAAGGCTGTCTGGACAATTTAGGCTATACCACTAATATTCATTGTGCTGAAGCTGTCTTTTACAACCAGTGGTATACCAGATTTCATGCATACCACTGAAAGGTTTGTTATTCTTCTGTATGACAGAACCAGCACATGCATGGACACCTACAAGAATAACAGAATGTATATAATCCAACCAAGCAAGGAAACTCTTGAGCAGCATGCCAAGAGGGAGGCTATGTGTAAGGACCAGAAACTGCTACTAATATGCCAtcggacttgaggctggtaggtagtgaGTTCGTATCCCACCCGAGGCAATGATGGATGTTTCATGcaagtaccggctccaacccaataTAAGTGCACCGCGAgacacaatgggtaggtgtaaggccacacacaccgagtttcacccacttcaggggtgcgattatgggtgtgtttctcgagtgtatgaccccacatgggggataATTATGCGGTCTAGGTGTCAGTCAGGTACACGTGTTTCAATGGAATGATTTAGATAAGATGAGATGTTAAAACAACCCGCTATATCAAAAATGAACCATGAAAGGTCTCACTtttttcagttaatactttgaggatGGGATTGTATTACTTacatttatgggtcatagtttggttaatATATAGCATATGGTGTTTTTAACCAcatacgttaacattatcgCCTATGGGAttgtatttggtatagtacaacctttggtgtttttttatttcaacatgTACAATCAGTTTGCTATACCGCCCCACtattttaaataagtaataaTATCTGGTTGTCGTTCATCATGTGaagttttgtttataaaatatacagtgCACTCTGTATATtgtcaccacgactggtatatcaaaggccgtggtatgtgataacctgtctgtggaatggtgcatataaaagatcccttgctgctaatcgaaacgagtagcccatgaagtggcgacagcgggtttcctctctcaatatctgtgtggtccttaaccatatgttcgacgtcatataaccgtaaataaaatgtgccgagtgcgtcgttaaataaaacatttcctcctgtATATTGTGTAATTTCATTTGCTTCTTTTTATCTCGCTACACtttcgtttacaaaataatgTGTATGGGTGCAGATATGCATTAAAACCCCCACCTAAATATGCACTATTCAGTCAAAACCAGAGttggaaaaaatatatagtttttagaTCTGTCTACGGCTACGTTTTATCGATAATGCACATTGCAGTATATGTGTTGTTATGcagttatgtttattttgattattttatttgtttatgttttattattattattattatttttacagaaaatgTAGCTGTCGGGAAAACGGCTTATCAGAGTTCATATTATGTAACACGTATGCATGCAAGCAATGCTGTGGATGGCAACACTAATCAAACAAATGTAGAATTGTGTATCCTGACCGGCACTAACCAGTCATCTAACTGGTGGGAAGTGGATTTGGGTCAAAACTATTTCATCCATCAGGTCGTCATTTACTTCAGAGTACCCTGTAAGTATTAAAATGTCTTTTAACACACCTGTCTTTGTTGTCAGACCCCATGGTTTTagttaaataattacatttgtgtttgtatAAGGTTTGTTTATCAACGACTCTGAACTtcattacattaatattacacCACAACACTTTTCAAAATTGTAGATTCGCGCATTTAATAATCCTGTCCCCTGTGTCGGTTAGGCATTTTGAATTTAGCAATTTGATTTATATagctatcattattttattaagatTTTGTTACCTTGAAGATAAAACACTGCGAACACACAGTCTACTGTTTTCAGGGAAATGGAGGCGAAATGGAATCCAGGTATACACCTCTATGATCCCACGACAGATTAAAGATGGACAACCATGTGATCAACGAATCACAGGTAGCATGGATGGAGCAAATATTCCAGATGTGACATACAGAACATGTGATGTGTTGGGGAGATATGTGACACTGTACACAGACATTGATAATAAAGGAACGTGTAACTACTGTTCGGGTTCAGTGGCCATGGACTTCTGTGAAATTCTTGTTATGGGTAAGTAGAATAGTGCTAAGCTCTACATTTGAACAATACTGTATTTATTACtgtgatataaataatacagaattaatgttTCATACATGATTTACGTGCTGACTAAACAGCACATTAATTCAATTTGTGCACCATGCAAATATTAAGATTAACATGAATGAAATATTAGAATATCTTCTAAAGCAtccattaaaatgtatatatgaagcgaaaagaaaacacaaaatcgTATATCAATACAAACCATATTTTGACTAACTTGTTATTAAGGTACTGCATTGACCACAGTGCGACAGCATGAACGTTTTCTCTTGTCAGTCTAAACATATGAAATTGTGCAAGCAAGGCCGTCACTATATTTTTttgtggatgggggggggggggggggggggggggggatttgacTTCGCCTAGACAAGGACCTTTTAAGGCGATGTAAATGTCGCCTATTAAAAATGTGACCTCTTGTTTTCAACAAagtcatggatggatggatggtgacGAACTTGAAGAACATCTATTTATAGATACTAATTAAGTGTTAAGTATATGAGAGTTCGAAGTGACACTGGCgccacaaaaatattaaatatatagtgtGTATACCGACGCCTCACTTTTATGAGAACAAATGTAAAATAACACGAAGATGTGAATATAATTTGATCAACTCTATTATAAAGGCATCGTAATTAGCATTCAGGGTTTTATTTGAAACTATTATGGTAACTGTCGGTTATTGTGTATTTCCCTTGGACAAATCCGCTCAGCTGACCCATTGGACAAGGTCTCGTTCCAACGAGTATTCCATAATTGGTATAATTATCAATAATGCCCTATTTTGTattcagtatataaaaaaacccgCTGCTTACTAGCAAGAGTTGGTTGCCAGTTTAACGACAGGCCATCTTAGTGTCCCCTCTCTAATTATTTACATCAACCAGTACTAGCTCTTGGTGAGAAAATcagtttgccaaattatctacaaAACTTTGAAGAAAAGGAGAAATCCATCgcatttttcaataaaaatatctatcattaaaagaaattatttcgccaaattgaaataaaattcagcaaatgctttaaaaattaaaagttggCGTGTTTGGCGAGTGATAGAGCTAGCCCTACATCCTTTGTCACAATTCATTTCAattgattttcgtgcttatatccaaccaagcacgctgtcctgggcacacacatctcagatatctgggctgtctgtccaggacagcgagttagttgttagtggttagtgagagaaaagagagtgtagtggtcttacacttacccagtcggttggagccggtaccgggttacgaaccctgtacctacagtcttatgtccaatggtttaaccacgacaccaccgaggccggttttgttACAATAACACGTTAGATACTTTACGATGTGCTAGGTTGTTGCTAATGGATTTCCGTTCTGTTATACTGGTCGAGGTAAGAGGTATTTCGGAAGCAAACTGCATGACCACTTGATGTTTTGTAGGAATGACACAGTAACTATCCATCAATGTTAATCGGTAGTAGTAGTCTTTGAGGTTTTTCGCTACTCGgtggccaatttcacaaaagtTTACGTCTGAGACTAGCGGTTATACCGGGCATATATTTACAAGTATTCGACATCTATTGCACGAAGAAAATTACACCATTACGgacgaaatgaaatgaaatatgtgtactaactatatatgttgtatactataacagtaataagaattgcGGTTTAGTCGCAGATTTaagtttacgtgcaaaactacgcttacgatgtttagtggaATTGGGCCCTGGGGCCTATTTCAccaaacatcgtaagtttacgtctgctactagcagttataccggccgtgcgtttacatgtgtttggcgtctatttcacgcagaaaattgatcattacggaagatggaacattttaaagacaaaagaaaatgaaatatgtgtatttctaactatatttgtataatagtttagtcgtagatttacgtgcacGTGCAAAgttaggcttacgatgttttgtgaaattgggccctgggcctgggccccgttccacaaagctaTCAaaacgctaagatcaccttaagtgcatatgttagctgtgcagttacggtgatcttagggcagAGAtagcttcatggaacggggccctggtctcTAAGTTTAAACCACCCCTCAACAGGTCAATCAAAGACTGCGTGCGTCCTCATAGATACAGTAAACACTAAGTCTTtcaaataaactttatttcacCACAAAATGTACAGTATACAATACAGAGTTGATGGGTATCttgatgtatttattatttggaataaaattgaaatttagaTTGGAGTACAGACAGCCATTACATTCTTTGAGcagtaattattttcaaatcgaTTTTATCACAGTTCTATAGACAGATGATTCAGCCGGTCCATCCTCAAATTGTACTGTCCAGGATGATTCGTGTTACATGTTATAATGACCACGTGTTCGAAACCCACTAGCTACTGATTAATCATAGTGAGAATCTGTGGATTAACACACATTCcactaaattaataaaaagttttaaaaagttaattttatttaacgacactactagagtacattgatttattcattatcgGCTACTAGATATAAACtatttggtagttctgacatattatcataaagaggaaacctgcaacatttttgtttcattagtaataagggatcttttatatgcaccatgccacagacaggatatcacatactaaggcctttgatataccagtcatggtgcactggttgaaacgagtaATAGTGCAATGGGCAaatcgatggggatcaatcctaaattgaccgctcatcaggcgagtgctttaccactgggctacatcccgcccatcaACTAATACATTTCTTGCATTGTAATAAATGACCTGAATTATAAAAATCTATAAgaattataatacaatacaaaaaacaaacaaacaacaaaacaacaacaacaacaacaaaaaacaacaaaacaaagcaaacaaaataaaaaaccaaaacaaaacaaacaaccaaaaagAAACCCGAACCAAACCCAAACATGCCAAACACCAAATAGCCTTAGTGTAAGGTGCATtcaggtgttgttaaatatatattactttctTTCAAAATGGAATGAAATATTGCAATTCAGAACATTTATTACAGCTGAAGGTAGTACTGGcttatgaatgaatggacaCACATTAAAATGTGGGTCAAAATGCAGTTTCAGAACTCGTTTATAAATATGGGTATCGAACGATTTTCAAATTACGTTTTTGCTTTGTACGTACTACGTTTTAGCATGTGAACCTAACGTCAAATATGGGTCTAACTGTAACAAGATGTGTGTTGATCGGAAATGTGCTGACAAAGCTTCATCCTGCAACATGGCTGGCACCTGTCACGGAGGGTGCCAAAATGGCTGGAAGAACCCTGATTGTACTCAATTTCAAGGTATCATTTACCTTATTGTTTTACCAATTACATGTTCTGATATTATCTCGCCTCAATATAAACCAATATGTCACAATAGAAGTA
The sequence above is drawn from the Gigantopelta aegis isolate Gae_Host chromosome 6, Gae_host_genome, whole genome shotgun sequence genome and encodes:
- the LOC121375623 gene encoding sushi, von Willebrand factor type A, EGF and pentraxin domain-containing protein 1-like isoform X1; the encoded protein is MHASNAVDGNTNQTNVELCILTGTNQSSNWWEVDLGQNYFIHQVVIYFRVPWKWRRNGIQVYTSMIPRQIKDGQPCDQRITGSMDGANIPDVTYRTCDVLGRYVTLYTDIDNKGTCNYCSGSVAMDFCEILVMACEPNVKYGSNCNKMCVDRKCADKASSCNMAGTCHGGCQNGWKNPDCTQFQDVNECRTGESTCDTNADCKNTPGSYTCICRDGYTGDGRTCTDLPQKSSDTVITALAATMGIFILLFVISIIVIIRFVMIDRKRSKLTESTAAFSDIKRNENNQTTATEDVGVDNTAGGSQSTISSRSSEQTRQEPIGEHDEQNTPRMPENSQLEANPYYELDVESTDPRSSYEKLNV
- the LOC121375623 gene encoding adhesion G protein-coupled receptor L4-like isoform X3 codes for the protein MHASNAVDGNTNQTNVELCILTGTNQSSNWWEVDLGQNYFIHQVVIYFRVPWKWRRNGIQVYTSMIPRQIKDGQPCDQRITGSMDGANIPDVTYRTCDVLGRYVTLYTDIDNKGTCNYCSGSVAMDFCEILVMACEPNVKYGSNCNKMCVDRKCADKASSCNMAGTCHGGCQNGWKNPDCTQFQDVNECRTGESTCDTNADCKNTPGSYTCICRDGYTGDGRTCTDVNECKTGESSCDTTLTARIHLDRTHAPVEMDTLEMDEHAQVTEVVTFLRSKYLSR